The Agrococcus carbonis sequence GCTCATCGGCGGCGAGCACCCGCACGCCTGGCAGCGCGGCCGCGGCCGCGAGGATCCGGTCGGTGAGCGAGCGCAGGCGCGCCGCCTCCCCGGCGAGCTCGGCGACCGCCTCCTCGGCCGCGAGCGCGAAGAGCGAGGCCCCGAGCGCATCCTGCGTGCCCGAGCGCAGCCCGCGCTGCTGGCCGCCGCCGTGGTGCAGCGCCTCGAGCCGCGCGTCGCGCCGCACGACGAGCGCGCCGACGCCGTGCGGTCCGCCGATCTTGTGGCTCGCGACGCTCAGGAGCGACGCGCCGGTCTCGGCGAACCGCAGCGGCACGTGCCCGAACGCGCCCACCGCGTCGAGGTGCAGGGGCACGCCCGCGCGCGCCGACGCATCCGCCGCCTGCTGCACCGGCTGCAGCGAGCCCACCTCGTTGCTGCCGACGAGCATCGTCGCGACCGCGGCGGCCGGGCGGGATCCGCCGGGTCCGCCGAGCGCGTCGGCGAAGGCCTCGGGGTCGGTCACCGCGTGCGCGTCGACGCCGATCCAGCGCAGCTCGGCGCCCTGCCGCTCGAGCCACTCGACCGCGTCGAGCGTCGCGTGGTGCTCGGCGACGGGCACGACGACGGCGGCGCCCCCACCCGCATCGGCGCCCGCATGCTGGGCCGCCCACCACGAGCCCTTGAGCGCGAGGTTGATCGACTCGGTGCCGCCGGACGTGAGCACGACCTCGGTCGGGTGCGCGCCGAGCGCCGCGGCGAGCCGCTCGCGCGCATCCTCCAGCACGGCCCGCGCGTGCTGGCCGGCGCGGTGCGTCGACGCCGGGTTCGCAAGGGACGGGGCGTCCGCGAGCGCCTGCCGCACCGAGTCGCGCATGGGCGTGGCGGCGGCGTGATCGAAGAGCCGCATGAGCGTCTAGCCTAGAGCGCGTGATGGCGGGGGTCGATCGAGCGCGAGGCATCGAGCCCATCGCCGGAGGCCAGCGCCTCACCGTCTGGTCGCGGAACGCCGACCGCATGGAGCTGCGGCTGTTCGACCCGCACGACCCCGACTGGCTCATCGACGCGATCCCGATGCAGCGTCAGGGCGACGTCTTCGTCATCGACACCGACCGGCTCGTCGTCGGCACGCCGTACGCGCTCGGCGTCGACGGCCCCGAGGGGCCGGGCCACGCGTTCGACTGGACCCGGAACGCGCTGCCCCCGCACGCGCGCGGCATCGTGCGCACGCCGCACGGCCAGCACCGCGCGACCGTCGTCGACGACGCGTTCGACTGGGGCGGCGTCGCGCGTCCCGACATCCCCAGCAGCCGACGCGTGATCTACGAGGCGCACGTCAAGGGGCTCACGAAGCTGAGCCCCCACATGCCGCCCGAGCTGCGGGGCACCTACGCGGGCCTCGCGCATCCGTCGACCATCGACTACCTGCGCGACCTCGGCGTCACGTCGGTGCAGCTGCTGCCGATCCACCTGTTCGTCTCCGAGCAGCGGCTCATCCAGCAGGGCCGCGTGAACTACTGGGGCTACAACACCCTCAGCTGGTTCGCGCCCCACAGCGCCTATGCGTCGCGCAAGGCGCAGTTCGACGGCACCGGCGGCGTGCTGCGCGAGGTCAAGGGCATGGTGCGCCTGCTGCACGAGGCCGGCATCGAGGTGCTGCTCGACGTCGTCTACAACCACACCGCCGAGGAGGGCGCCGGCGGGCCGCCGTCGAGCCTGCGACTCATCGACAACGCCTCCTACTACCGCCACGACGACAGCGGGCTCGTCGACTGGACGGGCTGCGGCAACACCGTCGACTTCTCGCTCCCGGCCGCGCAGCAGCTCGTGCTCGACTCGCTGCGCCACTGGCGCGAGGAGTTCCAGGTCGACGGCTTCCGCTTCGACCTCGCGACGACGCTCGGGCGCGGCGCCGACGGGGCCTACGACCCGCAGCATCCGCTGCTGCAGGCGATCCTCGCCGACCCGGCGCTGCGCGGCGCGACGATGATCGCGGAGCCCTGGGACCTCGGCCCCGACGGCTGGCGCACGGGCCAGTTCCCCGCGGGCTTCAGCGAGTGGAACGACGGCTTCCGCGGCACGGTGCGACGCTTCTGGCTCAGCGACCTGCGCGAGTTCCGCGCGGGCGGCGAGGGCGCGACGGGCGTCGGACCGCTCGCCCACGCCGTCTCCGGCTCCGAGGGGCCGTTCTCGGCGACCCGCGGGCCGCTCGCGAGCCTCAACTTCATCACCGCCCACGACGGCTTCACGCTCGCCGACCTCACGCGCTACGACCGCAAGCACAACGAGGCCAACGGCGAGGAGAACCGCGACGGCACCGACGACAACCGCTCGTACAACCACGGCGTGGAGGGCCGCACCGACGACGTCGCCGTGCAGCACGACCGTCGACGCTCGATGCGCAACCTGCTCGGCACGCTGCTCGTCTCGGCGGGCGTGCCGATGCTGACGATGGGCGACGAGTTCGGCCGCAGCCAGCGCGGCAACAACAACGCCTACTGCCAGGACTCGGCGCTCACGTGGATGCGGTGGGACCGGCGCGAGTGGCAGGACGCGTTCCTCGCCCAGACGCGCCGACTGCTGCAGCTGCGCCGCGAGCACCCGGCGCTGCGGCCGCTCGAGTACGGGCAGAGCGAGCAGCGCGTCGCGGGCTCGTCGCGGCTCGACTGGTTCAACGTCGCGGGCTCGCGCATGACGATCGACGACTGGGACCACTCCCACGACCGCACGATGCAGATGCTCGCCGAGTCGACGCCGATCGACGAGGCGTACTCGCGCGTGCTCGTGATCTTCCACGGCTCCCCGCGCGACGCGCTCGTCACGACGCCCGAGCCCGACGGCGCGACCGGGCTCGAGCTGCTCTGGGACTCCGCGGCCGACCGCCTCGCCGACGAGCGGGTCGCGCCCGGCGCACAGGTCGCCGTGGCCGCGATGAGCCTGCGGGTCTACGCCGTGCACGGCATGCCCGCGGGCGGCGCGCCGGCGGCGACGGTCGTGCGCTTCCGCGTCCCGCCGTCGCCGCCCGCGCCCGGTCAGCCCTTGGCGTAGGCGACGAGCCCGAGCTCGGCGTCCGACGCGAGCATCGGGTGCTTCGGCACGACGCGCACGGTGTAGCCGAACGTGCCCGCGAGGCGCAGCTCGATCGCCGACTCGAAGCGCAGCGCGCCGTCGTCCTCTGCGCCTGCCGCCTCGAGCTCGAAGCGCCGCTCGTGGCGCAGGTCGCCCTCCTCGGTCACCGTGCCGGCGACGACCTCGACCTTGACGTCCGAGGGCTCGAGGCCGCCGAGGTCGACGTACGCGCGCACCCGCACGGCATCGCCGACGGTCGGCGGCACGTCGACGCCCTCGACCTCGACGTGGCGCACGTCGACCTGGCCGAACGCGTCGCGCATCCGCCCCGTCCACGCCGCGAACTCGCGCGCCGCCCGCGCGCCGTCCTCCCCCGCGACCGCGGCCGCGCGAGCGGCGGGCGCGTAGAGCCGGTCGACGTACTCGGCGAGCATGCGCTCGGCCGAGAGCTCGGGGCTCAGCGACGCGAGCGTGTGGCGGATCGACGCGATCCACGCCGTCGGCAGGCCGCGCTCGTCGCGCTCGTAGAAGCGCGGCGCGACCTGGTGCTCGATGATCTCGTAGAGCGCGGTCGCCTCGAACGCGTCGCGCTCGGCGGCGTCCATGTGCTCGTTCGCCGACGGGATGGCCCAGCCGTTCTTGCCGTCGAAGTACTCCTCCCACCAGCCGTCGAGGATCGAGAGGTTGAGCGAGCCGTTGAGCGCCGCCTTCATGCCGGAGGTGCCGCACGCCTCGAGCGGGCGCAGCGGGTTGTTGAGCCACACGTCGCAGCCCGGGTAGAGCGACTTCGCCATCGAGATGTCGTAGTTCTCGAGGAACACGATGCGCCCGCGCACGTCGGGCTCCTGCGAGAAGCGCACGAGCTCCTGGATGAGCGCCTTGCCCGCCTCGTCGGCCGGGTGCGACTTGCCGGCGATGACGAGCTGCACCGGCCGCTCGGGGTGCGTGAGCAGCGCGCGGAGCCGGTCGCGGTCGTGGAGCATGAGCGTGAGGCGCTTGTAGGTCGGCACGCGTCGTGCGAAGCCGATCGTCAGCACGTCCGGGTCGAGGAGGCCCTCGATCCACGCGGGCTCGACGCCCTCGTTGCGGCGATGCTTCGCGCGGGTGCGCTCGCGCGCCTCCGCGACGAGCGCCGCGCGCATCTCGCGGCGCACCGACCACAGCGTCTCGTCGGAGACCGCATCCGACCCCCAGTCGCACTTCGTGGTGTCGAGCGTGCCGAGCTCGCGCTCGGCGAGGTGCTTGAGGATCGGCGACGTCCACGTGGGGGCGTGCACGCCGTTGGTGACCGACGTGATCGGCACCTCGCTCGTCTCGAAGCCCGGCCAGCGGCTCGCGAACATGCGCCGCGAGACCTTGCCGTGCAGCTGCGAGACGCCGTTCGCGCGCTGCGCGAGCGAGAAGCCGAGCTGCGCCATGTTGAAGATGCCGGGGTCGTCCTCGCGGCCGAGCGCGAGCACGCGGTCGACGTCGACGCCCGGCACGAGGTCGCCCGTGAGGTGGCGGCGCACGAGCTCGACGTCGAAGCGGTCGATGCCCGCGGGCACGGGCGTGTGCGTCGTGAAGACCGTGCCGGCGCGCACGACCTGGAGCGCGGCGTCGAAGTCGAGGCCCGCGGCGATGAGCTGCGAGATGCGCTCGATGCCGAGGAAGCCCGCGTGGCCCTCGTTCGAGTGGAAGACCGACGGGGTCGGCGCGCCCGTGAGCTCGCTGTAGACGGCGAGCGCGCGCACGCCGCCGATGCCGAGCAGCAGCTCCTGCTGCAGCCGCAGCTCGCCGCTGCCGCCATAGAGGCGCTCGGCGACGGCGCGCAGCTCGGCGTCGTTCTCGTGGATGTTGGTGTCGAGGAGCAGCAGCGGCACCCGGCCGATCGTGGCCTGCCAGATGCGGGCGTGCAGCGTGCGCGAGCCCGGGAGCGCGAGCGAGACGGTCGCGTGCGTGCCATCCGGGCGGCGGAGGATCGTCAGCGGCAGCCCGTCGGGGTCGAGCACGGGGTACGACTCCTGCTGCCAGCCCTCGCGCGAGATCGCCTGCTTGAAGTAGCCGGCCTGGTAGAAGAGGCCGACGCCCACGATCGGCACGCCGAGGTCGCTCGCGGCCTTGAGGTGGTCGCCCGCGAGGATGCCGAGGCCGCCGGAGTACTGCGGCAGGGCGCTCGTGATGCCGAACTCGGGCGAGAAGTACGCGATCGACTCGGGGGCGCCGTGGAGCGACTGGTACCAGCGGGCCTGCGAGAGGTAGTCGTCGAGGTCGTCGGCGAGCGACTCGACGCGCGCGACGAAGGCGTCGTCGGCGGCGAGCTCCTCGAGCCGGTCGGTGCCGACCCAGCCGAGCAGCTGCACGGGGTCGTGGCCCGTCGCGCGCCAGCCCTCGAGGGAGATCTCGCGGAAGAGCTCGCGCGTGGGCTCGTGCCACGACCAGCGCAGGTTGGAGGCGAGCGCGTCGAGCCTGCGGAGGCGCTCGGGCAGGGACGTGCGGACGGTGAACTTGCGGATCGCTCTCACGTGCACCGAGCCTAGCCCCGGCCTCCTCGCAGACACGCAGGGACGCTCGCTAGGTTGGCCTCGTGGCGAAGACCCAGGAACCTGCGAAGCCCGAAGCCCGCACCGGCCGGATCCCCGTGCTCGACCTGCATCCGCAGCAGCCCGGCAACCGGTTCCCGGCGAAGGCGGTGGTCGGCGACGTCGTGCCCTTCGAGGCGGTCGCGTTCCGCGAGGGCCACGACCGGATCGGGGTGACGCTCGTGCTCGCGTCGCCCTCCGGCGTGCGCCGCCGCATCCCGATGCGGCCGCTCGAGGACGGCCTCGACCGGCACCGCGCGCTCGCGCAGGTCGACGAGCAGGGGCTGTGGCGCTGGAAGGTCGAGGCGTGGGCCGACGAGTGGGCCACGTGGCACCACAACGCCGAGATCAAGATCGCCGCCGACATCGACGCCGAGCTCATGGCGACGATGGGTGCCGAGCTGCTGCGCCGCGCGGCGAAGGCCGCGAAGGGCATGGACGCGACGATGCTCGCCGGTGCCGCAAGCGCGCTCGAGGACAGCCGCGTGCCGATCCTGCAGCGCTGGGCGTCGGTCAACGACCCCGACATCCTCGCCGCGGTCGACCGCAACCGCCCGCGCTCGCTCGTCACCGCATCCGAGACCCTGCAGCTGCGCGTCGAGCGCACGCGGGCGGCCGTCGGCGCCTGGTACGAGCTCTTCCCGCGCTCCGAGGGCGCGGTCCAGCGGCCCGACGGCTCGTGGCAGTCCGGCACCTTCGCGACCGCGGCCAAGCGCCTCCCCGCGGTCGCCGCGATGGGCTTCGACGTCGTCTACCTGCCGCCCGTGCACCCGATCGGCGAGGTCAACCGCAAGGGGCCCAACAACACGCTCACGCCGCAGCCCGGCGACCCCGGCAGCCCGTGGGCGATCGGCTCGAAGGACGGCGGGCACGACGCGATCCACCCCGACCTCGGCACGATCGACGACTTCCGCGCGTTCGTGCGGGCGGCAGCGGATGCGGGGCTCGAGGTGGCGATGGATCTCGCCCTGCAGTCGGCCCCCGACCACCCGTGGGTCACCGAGCACCCCGAGTGGTTCACGACGCTCCCCGACGGCTCGATCGCGTTCGCCGAGAACCCGCCGAAGAAGTACCAGGACATCTACCCGATCAACTTCGACAACGACCCCGCGGGGATCGTCGCCGAGGTGCTGCGCATCCTCGAGCTCTGGATCGGCTGCGGCGTGCAGATCTTCCGGGTCGACAACCCGCACACGAAGCCGCTGTGGTTCTGGGAGCACGTCATCGCCCGCGTCAACGCGGCGCATCCCGACGTCGTCTTCCTCGCCGAGGCGTTCACGCGGCCCGCGATGATGCAGGCGCTCGGCAAGGTCGGGTTCCAGCAGTCGTACACGTACTTCGCGTGGCGGAACACGAAGGCCGAGCTCGAGGAGTACCTGCGCGAGGTCACCGGCACGCAAGCCGCCTGGTTCAAGCCGGCGTTCTGGGTCAACACGCCCGACATCCTCACCGAGTACCTGCAGTTCGGCGGCGTGCCCGCGTTCAAGGTGCGCGCAGCGATCGCCGCGACCGCGGTGCCGACGTGGGGCATGTACGCGGGCTACGAGCTCATCGAGGACGTCGCGCGGCCCGGCGCCGAAGAGGCGATCGACAACGAGAAGTACGAGTACAAGCCGCGCGACTGGGAGCGCGCCGAGCGCAACGGCTCGTCGATCGCCCCGTACATCACGCGGCTCAACGAGATCCGCGCCGCGCACCCGGCGATCCGGCAGCTGTGGGCGCTCGACGTGCACTGGAGCGACGACGACGCGATCCTCGTCTACTCGAAGCACGTCGACGGGGCCTTCACGGAGTCGGGCGAGCCCGA is a genomic window containing:
- the glgP gene encoding alpha-glucan family phosphorylase; translated protein: MRAIRKFTVRTSLPERLRRLDALASNLRWSWHEPTRELFREISLEGWRATGHDPVQLLGWVGTDRLEELAADDAFVARVESLADDLDDYLSQARWYQSLHGAPESIAYFSPEFGITSALPQYSGGLGILAGDHLKAASDLGVPIVGVGLFYQAGYFKQAISREGWQQESYPVLDPDGLPLTILRRPDGTHATVSLALPGSRTLHARIWQATIGRVPLLLLDTNIHENDAELRAVAERLYGGSGELRLQQELLLGIGGVRALAVYSELTGAPTPSVFHSNEGHAGFLGIERISQLIAAGLDFDAALQVVRAGTVFTTHTPVPAGIDRFDVELVRRHLTGDLVPGVDVDRVLALGREDDPGIFNMAQLGFSLAQRANGVSQLHGKVSRRMFASRWPGFETSEVPITSVTNGVHAPTWTSPILKHLAERELGTLDTTKCDWGSDAVSDETLWSVRREMRAALVAEARERTRAKHRRNEGVEPAWIEGLLDPDVLTIGFARRVPTYKRLTLMLHDRDRLRALLTHPERPVQLVIAGKSHPADEAGKALIQELVRFSQEPDVRGRIVFLENYDISMAKSLYPGCDVWLNNPLRPLEACGTSGMKAALNGSLNLSILDGWWEEYFDGKNGWAIPSANEHMDAAERDAFEATALYEIIEHQVAPRFYERDERGLPTAWIASIRHTLASLSPELSAERMLAEYVDRLYAPAARAAAVAGEDGARAAREFAAWTGRMRDAFGQVDVRHVEVEGVDVPPTVGDAVRVRAYVDLGGLEPSDVKVEVVAGTVTEEGDLRHERRFELEAAGAEDDGALRFESAIELRLAGTFGYTVRVVPKHPMLASDAELGLVAYAKG
- a CDS encoding cysteine desulfurase family protein, with the translated sequence MRLFDHAAATPMRDSVRQALADAPSLANPASTHRAGQHARAVLEDARERLAAALGAHPTEVVLTSGGTESINLALKGSWWAAQHAGADAGGGAAVVVPVAEHHATLDAVEWLERQGAELRWIGVDAHAVTDPEAFADALGGPGGSRPAAAVATMLVGSNEVGSLQPVQQAADASARAGVPLHLDAVGAFGHVPLRFAETGASLLSVASHKIGGPHGVGALVVRRDARLEALHHGGGQQRGLRSGTQDALGASLFALAAEEAVAELAGEAARLRSLTDRILAAAAALPGVRVLAADERLPHIAHLVVEGAEGESLQFLLDEAGFAVSNGSACSAGVARESHVVRACGLEGVAPLRLSLGRTTTADDVDALLAVLPDAIARARALAR
- a CDS encoding alpha-1,4-glucan--maltose-1-phosphate maltosyltransferase, with product MAKTQEPAKPEARTGRIPVLDLHPQQPGNRFPAKAVVGDVVPFEAVAFREGHDRIGVTLVLASPSGVRRRIPMRPLEDGLDRHRALAQVDEQGLWRWKVEAWADEWATWHHNAEIKIAADIDAELMATMGAELLRRAAKAAKGMDATMLAGAASALEDSRVPILQRWASVNDPDILAAVDRNRPRSLVTASETLQLRVERTRAAVGAWYELFPRSEGAVQRPDGSWQSGTFATAAKRLPAVAAMGFDVVYLPPVHPIGEVNRKGPNNTLTPQPGDPGSPWAIGSKDGGHDAIHPDLGTIDDFRAFVRAAADAGLEVAMDLALQSAPDHPWVTEHPEWFTTLPDGSIAFAENPPKKYQDIYPINFDNDPAGIVAEVLRILELWIGCGVQIFRVDNPHTKPLWFWEHVIARVNAAHPDVVFLAEAFTRPAMMQALGKVGFQQSYTYFAWRNTKAELEEYLREVTGTQAAWFKPAFWVNTPDILTEYLQFGGVPAFKVRAAIAATAVPTWGMYAGYELIEDVARPGAEEAIDNEKYEYKPRDWERAERNGSSIAPYITRLNEIRAAHPAIRQLWALDVHWSDDDAILVYSKHVDGAFTESGEPDTIIVVANVDPHSARQTTVHLDLTKLGMRPGESFEAHDLITGERWHWSDHNFVRLDAFVEPAHVIHVRRSGA
- the glgX gene encoding glycogen debranching protein GlgX, whose product is MAGVDRARGIEPIAGGQRLTVWSRNADRMELRLFDPHDPDWLIDAIPMQRQGDVFVIDTDRLVVGTPYALGVDGPEGPGHAFDWTRNALPPHARGIVRTPHGQHRATVVDDAFDWGGVARPDIPSSRRVIYEAHVKGLTKLSPHMPPELRGTYAGLAHPSTIDYLRDLGVTSVQLLPIHLFVSEQRLIQQGRVNYWGYNTLSWFAPHSAYASRKAQFDGTGGVLREVKGMVRLLHEAGIEVLLDVVYNHTAEEGAGGPPSSLRLIDNASYYRHDDSGLVDWTGCGNTVDFSLPAAQQLVLDSLRHWREEFQVDGFRFDLATTLGRGADGAYDPQHPLLQAILADPALRGATMIAEPWDLGPDGWRTGQFPAGFSEWNDGFRGTVRRFWLSDLREFRAGGEGATGVGPLAHAVSGSEGPFSATRGPLASLNFITAHDGFTLADLTRYDRKHNEANGEENRDGTDDNRSYNHGVEGRTDDVAVQHDRRRSMRNLLGTLLVSAGVPMLTMGDEFGRSQRGNNNAYCQDSALTWMRWDRREWQDAFLAQTRRLLQLRREHPALRPLEYGQSEQRVAGSSRLDWFNVAGSRMTIDDWDHSHDRTMQMLAESTPIDEAYSRVLVIFHGSPRDALVTTPEPDGATGLELLWDSAADRLADERVAPGAQVAVAAMSLRVYAVHGMPAGGAPAATVVRFRVPPSPPAPGQPLA